One window of Paenibacillus sp. FSL K6-3182 genomic DNA carries:
- a CDS encoding Lrp/AsnC family transcriptional regulator: MLFDIEIKGVTSLVDELDKNIIMILQDQARISMTELGKAVALSQPAVTERVRRLEEKGIIDHYRAVVSLEKLNKSIVAYLLFHTKSCESFVDHCKNSLDVLEMHRISGQYNFLVKVISESLHSMENVINEMGKFGDSTTLIVLSSPIEHSKVVPNIQDK; encoded by the coding sequence ATGTTATTTGACATTGAAATTAAAGGAGTGACTAGTTTGGTCGATGAACTGGATAAAAACATTATTATGATTCTTCAAGATCAGGCAAGAATTTCAATGACGGAGTTAGGAAAAGCCGTTGCATTGTCGCAGCCAGCAGTAACAGAAAGAGTGCGGAGGTTGGAGGAAAAAGGCATTATTGATCATTACCGTGCTGTTGTTTCTCTTGAAAAATTGAACAAATCGATTGTTGCCTACTTATTATTTCATACGAAGAGCTGCGAAAGTTTTGTTGATCATTGCAAAAATTCGCTTGATGTACTTGAGATGCATCGTATAAGTGGTCAGTACAATTTTTTGGTTAAGGTGATTAGCGAATCATTGCATTCCATGGAAAATGTTATTAATGAAATGGGAAAATTTGGAGACTCGACAACTTTAATCGTCCTCTCCTCACCTATTGAGCATAGTAAGGTCGTACCTAATATTCAGGATAAATAG
- a CDS encoding MerR family transcriptional regulator, whose translation MLIAEASAKFDLSPDTLRYYERVGLIPRVNRNKSGIRDYTEEDCRWVEYIKCMRGVGLPIEILIEYVALYQQGDETIGARKELLIEQHKLLAKKMEEMKKGLERMDDKIARYEQTILKKEKMLSRSKTQ comes from the coding sequence ATGTTGATAGCTGAAGCAAGTGCGAAATTTGATTTATCACCGGACACGCTCCGCTATTATGAACGGGTCGGGCTTATTCCACGGGTGAACCGCAATAAAAGCGGAATCAGGGATTATACGGAGGAAGACTGCAGATGGGTTGAATATATCAAATGCATGCGTGGTGTAGGTCTTCCTATTGAGATTTTGATTGAATATGTTGCGTTGTATCAACAGGGTGATGAAACCATCGGGGCTAGGAAAGAGCTTTTAATCGAGCAGCATAAACTGCTAGCCAAAAAAATGGAAGAGATGAAAAAAGGATTAGAACGTATGGATGATAAAATTGCAAGATATGAACAGACAATATTAAAAAAAGAAAAAATGCTAAGTAGATCTAAGACGCAATAG
- a CDS encoding serine hydrolase domain-containing protein yields the protein MLHTNKFSSERLAGRIDEVIDQTLADKRLVGAVIKVAIDGKVVYSRAAGYADREMNRLMREDALFRLASVTKPIVTTAALALVGQGLLKLDDRVDHWLPNFQPRLQNGEFALLTVRHLMTHTAGLTYRFFQEENGSYHQAGVSDGMDQPGISLEENLIRLASVPLLYTPGTEWKYSIATDVLGAVIEKVTGTPLSEAVHSLVTKPIGMSDTSFIAIDPERLTTAYTNEVPEPRPLLEHDSIPFLEGTAGFRLSPRRALDDTAYPSGGAGMIGSADDFLVLLETLRNGGAPLLPQSLVHEMSTNQIGDLPMAFWPGRGFGLGITVLKDPVSANTPESPGTWRMGGTYGHSWFVDPNQRLSVVAFTNTALEGMSGQFTVDLCDAVYDGLNK from the coding sequence ATGTTGCATACAAACAAATTTAGTTCAGAACGATTAGCAGGTCGGATCGATGAGGTCATCGATCAAACGCTTGCTGATAAGCGGTTGGTCGGTGCTGTCATTAAAGTGGCGATAGACGGGAAAGTGGTTTATAGCCGCGCTGCGGGTTATGCCGATCGTGAAATGAACCGGCTCATGCGTGAAGATGCCTTATTCCGGCTAGCTTCTGTTACTAAACCTATCGTTACAACGGCTGCTTTAGCACTAGTTGGGCAAGGCCTTCTCAAGCTGGATGACCGTGTTGATCATTGGCTGCCAAACTTTCAGCCACGTCTCCAAAATGGTGAGTTTGCCCTATTAACGGTTCGTCATTTGATGACGCACACTGCTGGGCTGACCTATCGGTTCTTTCAAGAAGAAAATGGCTCTTATCATCAAGCTGGCGTATCGGATGGTATGGATCAGCCTGGCATCAGTTTGGAAGAGAACCTGATTCGTTTAGCTTCTGTACCGCTCCTTTATACGCCAGGCACCGAGTGGAAATATTCGATCGCAACAGATGTGCTGGGCGCAGTAATTGAGAAGGTTACAGGAACACCATTAAGCGAAGCAGTGCATTCACTTGTGACAAAGCCAATTGGTATGAGCGATACTAGCTTTATTGCAATCGACCCAGAACGTCTTACTACTGCTTATACCAATGAAGTTCCAGAACCACGGCCTTTGCTTGAGCACGATAGCATTCCCTTCTTAGAAGGAACAGCGGGCTTCCGTCTTTCCCCGCGCCGGGCACTTGATGATACGGCTTATCCTTCTGGGGGTGCTGGCATGATTGGAAGCGCAGACGATTTTTTGGTGCTGCTGGAAACATTACGGAATGGCGGAGCTCCTCTGCTGCCACAGTCTCTTGTTCATGAGATGTCTACAAACCAGATTGGTGATCTGCCAATGGCTTTCTGGCCGGGGAGGGGCTTTGGCCTAGGCATTACGGTGCTTAAGGATCCAGTGTCAGCAAACACTCCTGAATCACCTGGTACATGGCGCATGGGTGGCACCTATGGTCATTCGTGGTTCGTTGATCCTAATCAGCGTCTAAGTGTGGTGGCGTTCACCAATACTGCACTCGAAGGCATGTCAGGTCAGTTTACCGTTGACCTTTGCGATGCTGTTTATGACGGGCTTAATAAATAG
- a CDS encoding histidine kinase, which translates to MKLQAAGKAKWFVYQKIVIVFIVFLVPLISMNIWVNYKGMSFSKNTMLDSAEAGASFYAKQLDKEMYFIRNQQLGFINGEDLQKLSFRGGSLGKYDEVRLIEQVKDRLSFLMNSSEYVLNAGVYIASEGKTISISNGVTNTPNDEYELISKLIGVAIKPSFYLDGDRIFFIETANNDGIWSYIEISKVKLLEELHTITTLYQESEVLLGSEGLGSVFATTQDEQAISVQQQLVKLPNEQDDNMSKMEKVNGIRYFVIHNFVSSLNLSLIMYVNQNEITRSLSQFYTLYYLLFSITIIILLLYSFSVNVMIHRPLSNLGKAFRMIETDNLNLVIESKTKDEFHYLFQSFNRMAHRLKVSIKENYEQKIALQHSELKQLQSQINPHFLYNSFFNIYMMCKVGDSDSAAELSQKLGSYYQYITRSGSDEVLLNKEFQHALDYCEIQCIRFSNRISYEYTEISDQLHTVYVPRLIIQPIVENVFDHAFEDGTMNGVVYIGASYQDDIVRITVEDNGSLLTDDKIEQLQEQLAVKTKQIEKTGLINVSNRLKLIYGADSGLFVSRSQYGGLKVELIIHLENKGAQ; encoded by the coding sequence ATGAAATTGCAGGCTGCTGGCAAAGCGAAGTGGTTCGTCTATCAGAAAATTGTCATCGTATTTATCGTATTTCTTGTTCCCCTCATTTCGATGAATATTTGGGTCAATTACAAGGGCATGTCGTTTTCGAAAAATACAATGTTGGATTCCGCCGAAGCGGGAGCATCCTTTTATGCGAAGCAGCTGGACAAGGAAATGTATTTTATTCGCAATCAGCAATTAGGCTTTATTAACGGTGAAGATTTGCAAAAGCTTAGCTTCAGGGGAGGAAGCCTTGGGAAATATGATGAAGTTAGACTCATTGAGCAAGTGAAGGATCGATTGAGCTTTCTTATGAATTCGAGCGAGTACGTACTTAATGCAGGCGTTTATATTGCTTCAGAGGGGAAAACCATCTCGATTTCGAATGGGGTTACCAATACGCCAAATGATGAATACGAGCTTATTTCCAAGCTTATAGGCGTTGCGATTAAGCCCTCTTTTTACCTAGATGGTGATCGGATCTTCTTTATTGAGACGGCAAATAATGATGGCATTTGGTCGTATATCGAAATCTCTAAAGTGAAGCTGCTGGAAGAGCTGCATACCATTACTACCCTTTATCAGGAGTCAGAGGTTTTGCTTGGGAGCGAAGGTTTGGGGAGTGTGTTTGCGACGACGCAAGATGAGCAAGCTATTTCTGTACAGCAACAGCTGGTTAAATTACCTAATGAGCAAGATGACAATATGTCCAAAATGGAGAAGGTAAACGGCATCCGTTATTTTGTTATCCATAATTTTGTAAGCTCTTTAAATCTGTCATTAATTATGTATGTGAATCAGAACGAAATCACTAGATCATTAAGCCAGTTTTATACGCTGTATTATCTGCTGTTCAGCATTACCATTATCATTCTTTTGCTTTATTCATTCTCCGTTAACGTCATGATCCATCGCCCATTGTCCAATCTAGGCAAGGCGTTTCGTATGATAGAAACAGATAATCTGAACTTAGTTATCGAATCCAAGACAAAGGATGAATTTCATTATTTATTTCAAAGCTTTAATCGGATGGCACATCGCTTGAAGGTTTCCATAAAGGAAAACTATGAACAAAAGATAGCGCTGCAGCACTCGGAATTAAAGCAGCTGCAATCTCAAATTAACCCTCATTTTTTATACAACAGCTTTTTTAACATTTATATGATGTGTAAGGTAGGCGATTCGGATAGTGCGGCGGAGCTCTCCCAAAAGCTGGGAAGCTATTATCAATACATTACAAGGAGCGGTTCTGATGAAGTGCTGCTTAACAAAGAATTTCAGCATGCGCTCGATTATTGTGAAATTCAATGTATTCGCTTTTCCAACCGCATTTCGTATGAATACACAGAGATTTCAGATCAATTGCATACCGTTTACGTTCCAAGACTTATCATTCAGCCGATCGTAGAGAATGTATTTGATCATGCCTTTGAAGATGGTACGATGAACGGAGTTGTCTATATTGGAGCCAGCTATCAGGATGATATCGTACGCATCACCGTAGAGGACAACGGCAGTTTATTAACAGATGATAAAATTGAGCAGTTGCAGGAGCAGCTTGCAGTCAAAACGAAACAGATTGAGAAAACGGGATTAATTAACGTCAGCAATCGGCTAAAATTAATTTATGGAGCGGACAGCGGCTTATTTGTCTCCCGAAGCCAATACGGCGGATTAAAAGTGGAGCTTATCATACATCTTGAGAATAAGGGGGCACAATAA
- a CDS encoding alkene reductase: MESNKLLEQVTIENWTLQSRIVMAPMTRSFADNKSGVVGPDVVEYYRKRAADGIGLIITEGINPSPRAKGTYGISGLYTNEQIQAWKKVTDAVHLEGGTIVAQLWHVGRLTHHELTGGLPPQAPSSIAANGLVHRLRKPYEMPEAMSQDEISEVIEQHAAAARNAIIAGFDGVEIHAAHGYLIDQFNSEVTNTRTDTYGGDLSQRLTFMKELLTSVVTEIGALRTIVRFSEIKDDIPNYSWDNPEQTMAAYIQIFKALGLKILHPSTNQFTKIFTKGMTFHQAVREHWNGTIIGVGNLDYESAASAIKAGTIDLAAFGRPLLANPDFVQRLKAGTNLTPYDAALHLKYLL, encoded by the coding sequence ATGGAATCTAATAAATTGCTTGAACAAGTTACGATTGAAAATTGGACGCTTCAATCACGTATAGTCATGGCGCCTATGACTCGTTCCTTTGCCGACAATAAGTCAGGTGTGGTTGGTCCAGATGTCGTAGAATATTACCGTAAACGGGCTGCTGATGGTATTGGTCTGATCATTACGGAGGGGATAAATCCAAGCCCAAGAGCCAAAGGAACATATGGTATATCAGGGCTATACACCAACGAGCAGATCCAAGCATGGAAAAAGGTGACTGATGCTGTTCATTTGGAAGGTGGAACGATCGTGGCGCAGCTTTGGCATGTTGGCAGGCTGACCCATCATGAATTAACGGGAGGCCTTCCTCCTCAAGCGCCATCTAGCATTGCAGCAAATGGACTCGTGCATCGGTTACGCAAACCTTATGAGATGCCTGAGGCGATGTCTCAGGACGAAATTTCCGAAGTGATTGAACAGCATGCTGCTGCTGCGAGAAATGCGATAATTGCCGGTTTTGACGGGGTTGAAATCCATGCAGCCCATGGGTATTTAATCGATCAGTTTAATTCAGAGGTTACAAACACTCGGACGGACACCTATGGCGGGGACTTATCACAGCGTTTAACATTCATGAAAGAGCTGCTAACTTCTGTAGTGACAGAAATAGGGGCGCTAAGGACTATCGTTCGTTTTTCAGAAATAAAAGATGATATTCCGAATTATAGTTGGGATAATCCCGAACAAACAATGGCTGCTTATATACAAATTTTCAAGGCATTAGGCCTTAAGATTCTTCACCCCTCAACCAACCAGTTTACTAAGATATTCACCAAAGGAATGACATTTCATCAAGCTGTGCGCGAACATTGGAATGGTACAATAATCGGAGTAGGAAATTTAGATTATGAATCTGCTGCATCTGCTATAAAAGCCGGAACCATTGATCTAGCGGCTTTCGGGCGCCCACTCCTTGCCAATCCTGATTTTGTTCAACGTCTGAAGGCCGGAACCAACTTAACACCGTATGATGCTGCACTTCATCTAAAATATCTGCTTTAA
- a CDS encoding Lrp/AsnC family transcriptional regulator, giving the protein MDHVDKQILYHLQSQARISMTELGKSVGLSQPAVTERVKRMEEKGIISEYRTVISPDKIGKHASAYMLFHSRDCHAFLEFCRSAPEVVECYRISGEHNYLLKVITDSTQALEEFGNQCDKYGTYTILIVMSSPIDHKFLIPALIDANSNMLS; this is encoded by the coding sequence ATGGACCATGTAGATAAGCAAATACTTTATCATCTCCAAAGCCAAGCGAGAATTTCTATGACTGAACTTGGAAAAAGTGTCGGTTTATCGCAGCCCGCAGTAACAGAAAGAGTAAAGCGCATGGAGGAAAAAGGGATTATCAGTGAGTATCGCACCGTTATTTCTCCTGATAAAATTGGCAAACATGCATCAGCCTACATGTTGTTTCATTCAAGAGATTGTCATGCATTCCTTGAGTTCTGCCGCTCTGCTCCTGAAGTCGTGGAATGTTACCGCATCAGCGGAGAACACAATTACTTGTTGAAAGTAATAACCGACTCCACACAAGCTCTTGAAGAGTTCGGAAATCAATGTGACAAATACGGAACCTATACAATCCTAATTGTCATGTCATCGCCTATCGATCATAAATTTCTTATCCCCGCGCTTATAGATGCCAACTCCAATATGCTGAGTTAA
- a CDS encoding GNAT family N-acetyltransferase: MELVFPKVETVEEVSALAQLASEIWNEYFVSIITKEQIDYMVDKFQSDHAITNQIENQGYEYFFMNIHGHNIGYLGIKQEEDKLFLSKFYIRKEHRGKGYASQAMAFLEEICKDRGLGMIWLTVNRYNDTTIAVYEKKGFKSVRTQVADIGNGFVMDDFIMEKEIGLEEVE; this comes from the coding sequence ATGGAGCTCGTTTTTCCAAAAGTAGAGACAGTGGAAGAAGTCTCGGCTTTAGCGCAATTGGCATCGGAAATTTGGAATGAATATTTTGTAAGCATTATAACAAAAGAACAAATTGATTATATGGTGGATAAATTCCAATCCGATCATGCGATTACGAATCAAATTGAAAATCAAGGTTATGAATATTTTTTCATGAATATACATGGCCATAATATCGGCTACTTAGGGATAAAACAAGAAGAAGACAAGTTGTTTTTAAGCAAGTTTTATATACGCAAAGAGCATCGTGGAAAAGGTTATGCAAGTCAGGCTATGGCGTTCTTGGAAGAGATATGCAAAGATCGAGGGTTAGGTATGATATGGCTCACGGTAAATCGTTACAATGATACAACGATTGCTGTGTATGAGAAAAAAGGGTTTAAATCAGTTCGTACTCAGGTGGCTGATATAGGAAATGGTTTTGTGATGGATGATTTTATAATGGAAAAAGAAATTGGATTGGAAGAAGTCGAGTGA
- a CDS encoding MFS transporter: protein MNSNPASVTQSASSAVPSERLPWAGLLALAMTGFICILTETIPAGLLLQIGHGLGVSEAFAGQLVTLYALGSLLAAIPLTTMTRGWRRRPLLLMCILGFLVFNTVTTFSSNYTLTLIARFFAGVSAGVLWGMIAGYARRMVSESLKGRAMAVAMVGTPLALALGVPAGTWLGSLVGWRFVFGIMSLMALILVVWVVWKLPDYPGESPGKRLSLYKVFGKPGVRPVLFVVLAWVLAHNILYTYIAPYLAHAGLSQRVDLVLLIFGITALVGIWIIGVLIDRKLRPLVLNSLLAFAIASIALTFSNNQPIVIYLVVAVWGLTFGGAATLLQTAMAEAAGESADVAQSMLVTAWNLAIGVGGVLGAILIETIGVGSFPLSLLILIVLALLVAWRAKEYGFPSKGH, encoded by the coding sequence ATGAATTCAAACCCAGCTTCTGTTACACAGAGTGCTTCCAGCGCAGTTCCTTCAGAACGTCTCCCGTGGGCTGGATTACTCGCTCTTGCGATGACGGGGTTTATTTGTATCCTAACTGAAACGATTCCAGCTGGCTTATTGCTGCAAATAGGTCATGGACTTGGAGTATCGGAGGCTTTTGCTGGTCAACTTGTCACCTTGTACGCCCTTGGTTCACTGCTGGCTGCGATTCCCCTAACGACCATGACGCGCGGCTGGCGGAGAAGACCATTGCTGCTCATGTGCATTCTTGGCTTTCTCGTCTTTAACACAGTTACCACTTTTTCTTCCAACTATACACTGACGCTGATCGCTCGGTTCTTCGCGGGCGTTTCTGCGGGTGTCTTATGGGGCATGATAGCAGGTTATGCCCGCCGCATGGTGTCGGAATCACTCAAGGGAAGAGCTATGGCAGTGGCCATGGTGGGTACACCTCTAGCACTGGCGCTTGGTGTCCCCGCAGGAACATGGCTTGGTTCGCTCGTTGGCTGGCGCTTTGTCTTCGGGATTATGTCACTTATGGCTCTGATATTAGTCGTATGGGTGGTTTGGAAATTACCGGACTATCCAGGAGAATCGCCAGGTAAAAGACTCTCGTTATATAAGGTATTTGGTAAGCCAGGAGTACGTCCGGTACTGTTTGTTGTTCTTGCTTGGGTGCTGGCACATAACATCTTGTATACCTATATTGCACCGTATCTTGCTCATGCTGGACTCTCTCAGCGTGTAGACTTGGTACTGCTTATTTTCGGCATAACAGCGCTTGTTGGAATTTGGATCATCGGTGTCTTGATCGACCGGAAACTGCGTCCACTCGTTTTGAACAGCCTGCTTGCTTTCGCCATCGCATCCATCGCATTAACCTTTAGTAATAACCAACCGATCGTGATCTACCTAGTGGTTGCAGTATGGGGGCTGACGTTCGGAGGCGCGGCGACATTGCTGCAGACAGCCATGGCTGAAGCTGCTGGCGAGAGCGCAGATGTGGCCCAGTCGATGCTGGTGACGGCATGGAACCTAGCCATCGGCGTTGGTGGCGTGTTGGGCGCTATTCTTATAGAAACTATAGGTGTTGGTTCTTTCCCGCTGTCATTGCTTATTCTTATCGTTCTTGCACTGCTAGTCGCGTGGCGTGCTAAAGAATACGGATTCCCTTCAAAGGGGCATTGA
- a CDS encoding aminopeptidase has product MEKFEFMLNKYAELVVKVGVNVQVGQVLIVHAPIETAELTRLIVAKAYEAGAKYVIVEWDDDAITRVRYEKASDDSFDYYPQWLADSMVHFAEEGGAILHIKVPNPELFRGIDSAKVSAAVKSAAVAREEYSKYTRNSKISWSLIKAPTRAWADKVYADLPEEQRVDAMWEAIFHMVRVNTDDPIAAWREHINHLKTSQDLLNAKRYKSLHYRAPGTDLRVQMPEGHIWRGGGGENEKGVYFVANMPTEEVYTMPHRTGVNGTVKSTLPLNLNGRLVEGITLTFKEGKVVAYDAESGLEHLTSLLETDEGASYLGEMALVPHDSPISNLNRVFYNTGIDENASCHFALGSAYPVNLEGGTKLSKDELLERGANVSLTHVDFMIGCADLDIDGELPDGTIEPVFHQGNWAY; this is encoded by the coding sequence ATGGAGAAGTTTGAGTTCATGTTGAACAAATATGCTGAATTAGTCGTTAAGGTTGGTGTGAACGTTCAAGTGGGGCAAGTGCTTATCGTACATGCCCCGATTGAAACGGCTGAACTAACGCGATTAATTGTAGCAAAAGCTTATGAGGCAGGAGCCAAATATGTCATTGTAGAGTGGGATGACGATGCGATTACTCGGGTTCGGTATGAGAAGGCATCAGATGATTCCTTTGATTATTATCCACAGTGGCTTGCCGACAGCATGGTGCATTTTGCTGAAGAGGGCGGAGCTATACTGCATATTAAAGTGCCTAATCCAGAGCTGTTTCGCGGCATCGATTCTGCAAAAGTATCGGCTGCGGTCAAGTCCGCGGCTGTCGCGCGAGAAGAATATTCAAAGTATACGCGGAATAGCAAAATTAGCTGGTCGCTGATCAAGGCGCCAACTCGTGCATGGGCGGATAAAGTGTATGCCGATCTTCCGGAGGAGCAGCGCGTGGATGCGATGTGGGAAGCTATTTTCCACATGGTACGAGTAAATACAGATGATCCTATTGCCGCTTGGCGTGAGCATATTAATCATTTGAAAACAAGCCAGGATCTTCTTAATGCGAAACGCTATAAGAGTCTGCATTATCGCGCGCCGGGAACGGATCTGCGAGTACAGATGCCTGAAGGACATATTTGGCGTGGCGGCGGCGGGGAAAATGAGAAAGGTGTTTATTTTGTTGCGAATATGCCAACTGAAGAAGTGTACACCATGCCTCATCGTACCGGTGTGAACGGCACGGTAAAAAGCACATTGCCTCTCAATTTGAACGGCAGGTTAGTTGAAGGAATCACGCTTACGTTCAAGGAAGGCAAAGTGGTTGCTTATGATGCCGAATCGGGACTTGAACATTTAACTTCATTGCTCGAAACGGATGAAGGTGCATCCTATCTCGGAGAGATGGCATTAGTGCCACATGATTCCCCAATCTCAAACTTGAATAGAGTATTTTATAATACAGGCATTGACGAGAATGCTTCCTGTCATTTTGCACTGGGAAGTGCTTATCCTGTCAACCTCGAAGGTGGAACGAAGCTCTCCAAAGATGAACTGCTGGAGCGAGGCGCTAACGTAAGTCTTACACATGTTGACTTCATGATTGGTTGCGCGGATCTCGATATTGATGGAGAACTGCCTGACGGCACAATCGAGCCTGTCTTTCATCAAGGGAATTGGGCTTACTAG
- a CDS encoding helix-turn-helix domain-containing protein yields MYRLLIVDDEPVIVNGLVQLFQGNKDFELDICKAYSSGEALEIAKKTKLDILISDIRMPQKNGLQLVDEMVYYWPACRVIFLTGYSEFDYVYEALKKNVENYILKTEGIEPIFQAVKEVIGKLEEEKSVKLQQEKAQRHIQIAEPYLKKEMMEAMLGGEPLPSLLTESIYAEVEFGIAAERPAFFLVGQVDRLEVENLKVLESVQRIFDNHLPASIAREKAIYNGSSLLWILQADEELLGRFRGNGPDENTKEQGIASYMKGILELVQNECVEVLSASVSFGISGNLLGKWDTLHHQVEAVRAMIQKRAAFGQKMVIVDYDKSNACESDMSGEMKQEEFKQLLIEQIHQYVHNNLSKDVSLTAIADEVHFNPSYLSRYYKQITGHNLLEYIQSTKMTVAIDLMMNTSLKLNEIASKAGFDSASYFTTFFKKMTGLSPQEYRNSQ; encoded by the coding sequence ATGTACCGATTGTTAATCGTAGATGACGAGCCTGTCATTGTGAATGGCCTAGTGCAGCTTTTTCAGGGAAACAAAGACTTTGAGCTGGATATATGCAAAGCCTATTCCTCTGGTGAAGCGCTTGAAATAGCAAAAAAAACGAAACTGGATATTTTGATCAGCGATATTCGTATGCCTCAGAAGAATGGCCTGCAATTGGTGGATGAGATGGTATACTATTGGCCCGCATGCCGAGTCATTTTTCTTACAGGGTATAGCGAATTTGATTATGTATACGAAGCGTTAAAGAAAAACGTAGAAAACTATATTTTGAAAACAGAAGGCATTGAGCCTATTTTCCAAGCGGTAAAAGAGGTAATAGGTAAGCTTGAAGAAGAGAAAAGCGTTAAGCTGCAGCAGGAGAAGGCGCAAAGACATATTCAAATCGCCGAGCCTTATCTCAAAAAAGAAATGATGGAAGCTATGCTTGGCGGAGAGCCGCTTCCTTCTTTATTGACTGAGTCCATTTATGCAGAAGTGGAATTTGGCATTGCTGCTGAGCGCCCCGCTTTCTTCCTGGTAGGACAAGTGGATCGGCTTGAGGTTGAAAATTTAAAGGTGTTGGAATCGGTGCAACGGATTTTTGACAATCATTTGCCGGCTTCCATAGCTAGAGAGAAAGCTATCTACAATGGCAGCTCACTTCTATGGATTCTTCAAGCGGATGAGGAATTATTGGGACGTTTTCGAGGGAATGGGCCAGATGAGAATACGAAGGAGCAAGGCATCGCATCCTATATGAAAGGCATTCTTGAGCTTGTACAGAATGAATGTGTTGAGGTTCTCTCGGCTTCGGTTTCATTTGGCATTTCTGGAAATTTGTTAGGAAAGTGGGATACGCTCCATCATCAGGTGGAAGCTGTTCGTGCAATGATTCAGAAAAGAGCGGCATTTGGTCAAAAAATGGTTATTGTTGATTACGATAAATCGAATGCTTGTGAATCCGATATGAGCGGAGAGATGAAGCAAGAAGAATTTAAACAATTGCTTATTGAACAAATTCATCAATATGTTCATAACAATCTGTCCAAGGATGTGTCTCTAACGGCTATTGCGGACGAGGTGCATTTTAATCCATCCTATTTGTCTCGCTATTACAAGCAGATCACAGGACATAATCTATTAGAGTACATTCAATCTACAAAAATGACCGTTGCCATCGATCTGATGATGAATACTTCCTTGAAGTTAAATGAAATTGCGAGTAAGGCGGGTTTTGACTCGGCTTCGTATTTTACGACTTTTTTTAAAAAAATGACGGGTCTATCACCTCAAGAGTATCGAAATTCGCAATAA
- a CDS encoding aldo/keto reductase yields the protein MEYVKLGNTGLDVSRLCLGCMSFGVAERWVHPWVLDEASSRPIIKKALDLGINFFDTANVYSDGTSEEIVGQALKDYANRDEIVLATKVHFRMHQGPNGAGLSRKAIMSEIDKSLKRLGTDYVDLYQIHRWDYHTPIEETMEALHDVVKAGKARYIGASAMYAWQFLKALHVAEKNGWTRFVSMQNHLNLIYREEEREMLPLCKEEKIGVIPYSPLASGRLTRDWSETTHRFETDQVQKSKYDATANTDRLIVERVAAIAEKHGVPRAQIALAWVLHKEPVTAPIIGATKMSHLEDAAAAVSIKLTPEEIASLEEPYVPHPVVGPITM from the coding sequence ATGGAATATGTGAAACTCGGTAATACAGGCTTGGATGTATCTCGGCTTTGCCTTGGCTGTATGAGCTTTGGTGTAGCGGAGCGGTGGGTGCATCCTTGGGTACTTGATGAAGCGAGCAGCCGTCCAATCATAAAAAAAGCACTGGATTTAGGCATCAACTTTTTTGATACTGCGAATGTATATTCAGACGGAACAAGCGAAGAAATTGTGGGTCAAGCTTTAAAGGATTATGCCAATCGAGATGAAATTGTTCTGGCGACAAAGGTTCATTTTCGGATGCATCAAGGCCCAAACGGTGCTGGTCTTTCTCGAAAGGCAATCATGAGTGAAATAGATAAGAGCCTTAAGCGTCTCGGAACAGATTATGTAGACCTTTATCAAATTCATCGCTGGGATTACCATACACCCATTGAAGAAACGATGGAAGCATTACATGATGTTGTGAAGGCTGGAAAGGCAAGATACATTGGCGCTTCAGCCATGTACGCATGGCAGTTCCTAAAGGCTTTGCATGTAGCTGAAAAAAATGGATGGACTCGGTTTGTATCGATGCAAAATCATTTAAACCTCATCTACCGTGAAGAAGAGAGAGAAATGCTGCCGCTTTGTAAGGAAGAAAAAATTGGCGTCATTCCTTACAGCCCGCTCGCATCAGGAAGATTGACACGTGATTGGTCAGAAACAACGCATCGTTTCGAAACCGACCAAGTTCAAAAATCTAAATACGATGCGACTGCAAATACTGACCGATTAATTGTAGAGCGGGTTGCAGCCATTGCCGAAAAACATGGCGTTCCACGTGCTCAGATCGCGTTAGCCTGGGTACTACATAAAGAACCAGTAACCGCACCAATTATTGGCGCTACAAAAATGTCGCATCTCGAAGATGCAGCAGCTGCAGTTTCCATTAAGCTAACGCCAGAAGAAATTGCGTCGCTGGAAGAGCCGTATGTTCCACATCCAGTCGTTGGGCCTATTACGATGTAA